A single region of the Fusobacterium varium genome encodes:
- a CDS encoding 6,7-dimethyl-8-ribityllumazine synthase, with product MKVLEGNYSGRGLRIGIIAARFNEFITSKLIGGAEDALVRHEVAGEDIELAWVPGAFEIPLVAKKMAKSGKYDAVITLGAVIKGSTPHFDYVCAEVSKGVASVSLESEIPVIFGVLTTNTIEEAIQRAGTKAGNKGFDAGVTAIEMVNLLKGM from the coding sequence ATGAAAGTATTAGAAGGAAATTATTCAGGTAGAGGGTTAAGAATTGGAATTATTGCAGCTAGATTTAATGAGTTTATCACATCAAAACTGATTGGTGGAGCGGAAGATGCACTTGTTAGACATGAAGTAGCAGGAGAAGATATTGAATTAGCTTGGGTACCTGGAGCTTTTGAAATTCCTTTAGTAGCAAAGAAAATGGCAAAGTCAGGAAAATATGATGCAGTAATTACTCTAGGAGCAGTAATTAAAGGATCAACACCACATTTTGATTATGTTTGTGCAGAAGTTTCTAAAGGAGTTGCTTCTGTAAGCCTTGAAAGTGAAATACCAGTTATATTTGGAGTTTTAACTACAAATACTATTGAAGAAGCAATTCAAAGAGCTGGAACAAAAGCTGGAAACAAAGGATTTGATGCAGGAGTTACAGCAATAGAAATGGTAAATCTACTAAAGGGGATGTAA
- a CDS encoding ABC transporter ATP-binding protein has protein sequence MERERVLSIRDLDICFRTSNGVVNAIRGVRLDLFRGETIAIVGESGSGKSVTVKAIMGILSNNGFIKNGSIIFNYTDENGNKITKDIIKLTPKELQRDICGKRIAMVFQDPMTSLNPTMTIGKQIMEGMIYHYHIPKKEAYEKAIKLLEEVGITEPEKRMKNYPHQLSGGMRQRVVIAIALACDPDILICDEPTTALDVTIQAKILELIKEIQIKKNISVIYITHDLGVVAKVADYVAVMYAGKIIEKGSVDEIFYDPRHPYTWGLLSSMPDIETHDEVLYTIPGTPPNLLNKVEGDAFAARNEYALNIDFRVEPPQFDIGGKHRVSSWLLHENAPKVEMPASLKRRIEKMLKGGR, from the coding sequence ATGGAAAGAGAAAGAGTATTATCAATTCGTGATTTAGATATTTGTTTCCGTACATCTAATGGAGTTGTAAATGCCATTCGTGGAGTTAGATTAGACCTATTTAGAGGGGAGACAATAGCAATAGTAGGAGAATCAGGTTCAGGAAAATCTGTAACTGTAAAAGCTATTATGGGTATTTTAAGTAATAATGGTTTTATTAAAAATGGAAGTATAATATTTAATTATACAGATGAAAATGGAAATAAGATAACAAAGGATATTATTAAACTAACACCTAAAGAGTTACAAAGAGACATTTGTGGAAAACGTATAGCTATGGTTTTCCAAGATCCAATGACATCTTTGAATCCAACAATGACAATAGGAAAGCAGATAATGGAGGGAATGATATATCATTACCATATTCCTAAAAAAGAAGCATATGAAAAAGCTATAAAATTATTGGAAGAGGTAGGTATTACTGAACCAGAAAAACGTATGAAAAACTATCCACATCAATTATCTGGAGGAATGCGTCAACGTGTTGTTATAGCTATTGCTTTAGCTTGTGATCCTGATATTTTAATATGTGATGAGCCTACAACAGCTTTAGACGTTACTATTCAAGCTAAGATACTTGAGCTTATAAAAGAGATTCAAATTAAGAAAAATATCTCTGTAATATATATAACTCACGACCTAGGAGTAGTAGCAAAGGTTGCTGATTATGTAGCAGTTATGTATGCTGGAAAAATAATTGAAAAGGGAAGTGTAGATGAGATATTCTATGACCCTCGTCACCCTTATACATGGGGATTATTATCATCTATGCCTGATATAGAAACACATGATGAGGTTCTTTATACTATACCTGGAACACCACCAAATCTATTAAATAAAGTGGAAGGAGATGCTTTTGCTGCTCGTAATGAATATGCTTTAAATATAGATTTTAGAGTAGAACCACCACAATTTGATATAGGTGGTAAACATCGTGTATCATCGTGGTTACTTCATGAAAATGCTCCAAAAGTAGAGATGCCAGCATCATTGAAACGTCGTATAGAGAAGATGTTAAAAGGGGGAAGATAG
- a CDS encoding ribonuclease HII: MKKNGEKGEQIGLFSLEDSKEKKTRKRKKKDEVVENIEEPKMTLHEFDLSKGEIVIGVDEAGRGPLAGNVVAAAAILKKYSNDLDEINDSKKLTEKKREKLFDVIMENFYIGVGEATPEEIDEINILNATFLAMRRALENLKKQCSTDHLVLVDGNFKIREYEGEQEFVIKGDAKSLSIAAASIIAKVTRDREMIEEGKKYPEYKFEKHKGYGTKLHKEKLLELGVLPIHRKSFLNKIIK; the protein is encoded by the coding sequence ATGAAAAAAAACGGGGAAAAGGGAGAGCAAATAGGACTTTTTTCCTTAGAAGATTCTAAAGAGAAAAAAACAAGAAAGAGAAAGAAAAAAGATGAAGTTGTTGAAAATATAGAAGAGCCAAAGATGACTTTACATGAATTTGATCTTTCAAAAGGTGAAATAGTAATAGGAGTAGATGAGGCTGGAAGAGGTCCATTAGCTGGAAATGTAGTTGCAGCAGCAGCAATTTTAAAAAAATACAGTAATGATTTAGATGAGATAAATGACTCTAAAAAATTGACAGAGAAAAAAAGAGAGAAACTTTTTGATGTGATTATGGAAAATTTCTATATTGGAGTTGGAGAGGCTACACCTGAAGAGATAGATGAGATAAATATTTTAAATGCTACTTTTTTAGCTATGAGAAGAGCTTTAGAAAATTTGAAAAAGCAGTGTAGCACAGATCATTTAGTTTTAGTTGATGGAAATTTTAAGATAAGAGAGTATGAGGGAGAGCAAGAGTTTGTAATAAAGGGAGATGCCAAGAGTTTATCTATTGCAGCAGCCTCAATAATTGCCAAAGTTACAAGAGATAGAGAGATGATTGAAGAAGGGAAGAAATATCCAGAGTATAAGTTTGAAAAACATAAGGGATATGGAACAAAGTTACATAAAGAGAAATTATTGGAATTAGGGGTTTTACCAATTCATAGAAAGAGCTTTTTAAATAAGATTATAAAATAA
- a CDS encoding RluA family pseudouridine synthase, whose product MENIKETITVQANENDKGKRIDSFLNEVIEDATRSYIQKIIDGGYVEITGKKTTKSGNKLKGTETIVVNLPEDETLDLIPEDIPLEIIYEDSDIVIINKAPNMVVHPAHGNYNGTLVNALLYHIKDLSTINGVIRPGIVHRLDKDTSGVIVVAKHDEAHTTLSDMFKEKTLEKTYVCIAKGIFKDKSGRIETLIGRDPRDRKKMAVVTENGKIAISNYEILDESKNYSLVKVRIETGRTHQIRVHMKSLNHPILGDATYGNSTDGIDRQMLHAYRLKFTHPISKKEMVVTAPIPEDFKRAAKFAGLDIEKINF is encoded by the coding sequence ATGGAGAATATAAAAGAAACAATAACAGTTCAAGCAAATGAAAATGATAAAGGAAAAAGAATAGATAGTTTCCTTAATGAAGTAATAGAAGATGCTACAAGATCATATATCCAAAAGATAATTGATGGGGGATATGTAGAGATCACTGGGAAAAAAACTACTAAAAGTGGAAATAAATTGAAGGGTACAGAAACAATAGTTGTAAATCTTCCAGAAGATGAAACTTTAGATCTGATTCCAGAAGATATACCTCTTGAGATAATTTACGAGGATTCAGATATCGTTATAATAAATAAAGCTCCTAATATGGTTGTACACCCAGCACATGGAAACTATAATGGAACTTTAGTGAATGCTCTACTTTATCATATAAAAGATCTTTCAACTATAAATGGAGTTATAAGACCAGGGATAGTTCATAGATTGGATAAAGATACAAGTGGAGTAATAGTTGTGGCTAAACATGATGAAGCTCATACAACTTTATCAGATATGTTTAAAGAGAAAACTTTAGAAAAAACATATGTGTGTATAGCTAAAGGAATTTTTAAAGATAAAAGTGGAAGAATTGAAACTTTAATAGGTAGAGATCCAAGAGATAGAAAGAAAATGGCAGTTGTAACAGAAAATGGAAAGATTGCTATATCAAATTATGAAATATTAGATGAAAGTAAAAACTACTCTCTTGTAAAAGTTAGAATAGAAACTGGAAGAACTCATCAAATAAGGGTACATATGAAATCTTTAAATCATCCTATTTTAGGAGATGCTACTTATGGAAATAGTACTGATGGAATAGATAGACAGATGTTACATGCTTATAGATTAAAATTTACTCATCCAATAAGTAAAAAAGAGATGGTAGTTACAGCACCAATTCCAGAGGATTTTAAAAGAGCAGCTAAATTTGCTGGTTTAGATATAGAAAAAATAAATTTTTAG
- the ribD gene encoding bifunctional diaminohydroxyphosphoribosylaminopyrimidine deaminase/5-amino-6-(5-phosphoribosylamino)uracil reductase RibD — translation MERALELALKGEGKVNPNPLVGAVVVKNGEIIGEGYHKKYGGPHAEVFALEAAGEEAKGADIYVTLEPCSHYGKTPPCAKKIIEMGIKRCFIASLDPNPLVAGRGIKMMQEAGIEVVTGVLEKEAMELNRVFMKYISKKTAYLFLKCGITLDGKIASRTGSSKWITNEIAREKVQKLRNRYMGIMVGINTVLADDPSLTARVEDGRDPYRIVIDPELKIPLTSKFVNFQDKKSILVTSKLNENSEKIEKLIEKDVKILFLEGKEFKIKEILERIGAEGIDAILLEGGSYLISKAFEEDVIDGGEIFIAPKILGDEKAIPFIKGFNFENIDDGFQLKNVKINSYGNNVSVEFYR, via the coding sequence ATGGAGAGAGCTTTAGAACTAGCTTTAAAAGGAGAGGGAAAGGTTAATCCAAACCCTCTTGTAGGAGCTGTTGTTGTGAAAAATGGAGAGATTATAGGAGAGGGATACCATAAGAAATATGGTGGACCTCATGCTGAAGTATTTGCTTTAGAAGCAGCAGGAGAAGAGGCTAAGGGAGCAGATATATATGTAACTTTAGAACCTTGTTCTCATTATGGGAAAACACCTCCATGTGCGAAAAAAATTATAGAGATGGGGATAAAAAGATGCTTTATAGCATCTTTAGATCCCAATCCTTTAGTTGCAGGTAGAGGAATAAAGATGATGCAAGAAGCTGGAATAGAAGTAGTTACTGGAGTTTTAGAAAAAGAGGCAATGGAATTAAATAGAGTCTTTATGAAATATATTTCTAAAAAAACAGCATATCTTTTTTTAAAGTGTGGAATTACTCTTGATGGTAAAATTGCAAGTAGAACAGGAAGTTCTAAATGGATAACAAATGAGATTGCAAGAGAGAAAGTTCAAAAATTAAGAAATAGATATATGGGGATAATGGTAGGGATAAATACTGTGTTAGCAGATGATCCTAGCTTAACAGCAAGAGTTGAAGATGGAAGAGATCCATATAGAATAGTGATAGATCCAGAGTTAAAAATACCATTAACTTCAAAATTTGTAAATTTTCAAGATAAAAAAAGTATCTTAGTAACTTCAAAATTAAACGAGAATAGTGAAAAAATAGAGAAATTAATAGAAAAAGATGTTAAAATATTGTTTTTAGAAGGTAAAGAGTTTAAAATAAAAGAGATATTAGAAAGAATAGGAGCAGAGGGAATAGATGCAATTCTTTTAGAAGGGGGAAGTTATCTTATTTCTAAAGCTTTTGAGGAAGATGTAATTGATGGTGGAGAGATATTTATAGCTCCAAAAATTTTAGGTGACGAGAAAGCAATTCCTTTTATTAAAGGATTTAATTTTGAAAATATAGATGATGGTTTCCAATTAAAAAATGTAAAAATAAATAGCTATGGAAACAATGTATCTGTAGAATTCTATAGATAG
- a CDS encoding riboflavin synthase, producing the protein MFTGLVEEMGEVLAIENGEKSLKIKIKCKKVLEKSKVGDSIATNGTCLTATELGEDFFTADCMYETVKRTNLKRLNIGDRVNLEKSITLSTPLGGHLVTGDVDCEGSIVSITQEGIAKIYEIEVDRKYMKYVVEKGRVTLDGASLTVMRMTDKTFSVSLIPHTQEMVTLGKKNIGDFINVETDLIGKYVERLLNFSAPEEKKESKITMEFLLENGF; encoded by the coding sequence ATTTTTACAGGACTTGTAGAGGAAATGGGAGAAGTTCTAGCTATTGAAAATGGAGAGAAATCTCTTAAAATAAAGATAAAATGTAAAAAAGTATTGGAAAAAAGTAAAGTTGGTGATAGTATAGCAACTAATGGTACTTGTTTAACAGCAACAGAGCTAGGAGAAGATTTTTTTACAGCTGACTGTATGTATGAAACAGTTAAAAGAACAAATTTAAAAAGATTAAATATAGGGGATAGAGTTAATCTTGAAAAATCAATTACTTTATCAACTCCACTAGGTGGACATCTTGTAACTGGAGATGTAGATTGTGAGGGGAGTATAGTTTCTATTACTCAAGAGGGAATAGCAAAAATTTATGAGATAGAAGTAGATAGAAAATATATGAAATATGTTGTTGAAAAGGGAAGAGTAACTCTTGATGGAGCTAGTCTTACTGTAATGAGAATGACAGATAAGACATTTAGTGTATCTCTTATTCCACATACTCAAGAGATGGTGACTTTAGGAAAGAAAAATATTGGTGACTTTATAAATGTAGAAACTGATCTGATTGGAAAATATGTTGAAAGATTGCTTAATTTTTCTGCTCCTGAAGAGAAAAAAGAGAGTAAAATAACAATGGAATTTTTATTAGAAAATGGTTTTTAA
- a CDS encoding DMT family transporter → MKSKSMAYVILFFAVFFLSTSAIFVKIAAAPAGITAFYRLLITTLALVPFLILKEENRREIGKLNVKQWGMGVLSGFLLSVHYVLWFESLNYTSVASSTVIVCLQPLFALIGGYFIFKEKYSKLALMGCVIAILGSVVIGWGDLQISNEALLGDIMALVAAAIIAGYFMVGQHIRTTLSAIPYSVISFGSGSVFLAIYSLMRNENFIDYPLKTWGAFLGLAFMATILGQFIFTWLLKWLSASIISMSILGEAVGTCILSYFILSEKISLQQGTGIVIILVGLGIFLSQSSKRK, encoded by the coding sequence ATGAAATCAAAATCAATGGCATATGTAATACTGTTCTTTGCAGTATTTTTTCTGTCAACATCGGCAATTTTTGTAAAGATTGCAGCAGCACCAGCAGGTATAACAGCATTTTATAGATTGTTGATTACAACTTTAGCTCTTGTTCCATTTTTAATTTTAAAAGAGGAAAATAGAAGAGAGATAGGAAAGTTAAATGTAAAGCAATGGGGAATGGGAGTACTCTCAGGATTTTTACTATCAGTTCACTATGTATTATGGTTTGAATCTTTGAATTATACTTCAGTTGCTAGTTCAACAGTTATAGTTTGTTTACAACCATTATTTGCTCTAATAGGGGGATATTTTATCTTTAAAGAGAAGTATTCTAAATTAGCATTAATGGGGTGTGTTATAGCTATCTTAGGTTCAGTTGTAATAGGTTGGGGAGATCTACAAATAAGTAATGAGGCATTACTAGGAGATATAATGGCTCTTGTAGCTGCTGCTATAATAGCTGGATATTTCATGGTAGGGCAACATATTAGAACAACTTTATCAGCTATTCCATATTCAGTTATAAGTTTTGGAAGTGGATCTGTATTTTTAGCTATTTATTCACTTATGAGAAATGAAAATTTCATAGATTATCCATTGAAAACTTGGGGAGCATTTTTAGGGCTAGCATTTATGGCTACAATTTTAGGACAATTTATATTTACTTGGCTTTTAAAATGGTTAAGTGCCTCAATAATCTCTATGAGTATACTTGGAGAAGCAGTTGGAACTTGTATATTAAGCTACTTTATTCTTTCAGAGAAGATAAGTTTACAACAAGGAACAGGTATAGTAATAATTTTAGTTGGACTTGGAATATTTTTGAGTCAAAGTAGCAAAAGAAAATAG
- a CDS encoding ABC transporter ATP-binding protein codes for MERTPLLEVKNLKQYFKINKKFTVKAVDGISFNIYPGETYGLVGESGSGKSTTGRSIIRLYESTDGEVIFNGVKISGKLSSDQLKHLRTKMQMIFQDPMACLNPRMKVIDIIAQGLDIHKMYKDEKEREEKVYHILDLVGLSHEHATRYPHQFSGGQRQRIGIARALIMNPELIIADEAISALDVSIQAQVVNLMKELQKKTGAAYLFIAHDLSMVKYISDRIGVLHLGHLVETGTTEEIFSNPIHPYTKSLLSAIPLPDPHMEKIRKAETYDYKSSGIDYNKGTQHHIDGEHYVLATDEELARWIKK; via the coding sequence ATGGAAAGAACTCCTCTACTTGAGGTAAAAAACTTAAAACAATATTTTAAAATAAACAAGAAATTTACAGTAAAAGCTGTAGATGGAATCTCTTTTAATATATATCCTGGAGAAACATATGGACTTGTTGGAGAGTCAGGTTCAGGAAAATCTACAACAGGGCGTTCTATAATTCGTCTATATGAATCAACAGATGGAGAGGTTATTTTTAATGGTGTCAAAATTTCTGGAAAACTTTCATCAGATCAGTTAAAACACCTTAGAACTAAGATGCAGATGATATTTCAAGACCCTATGGCATGTTTAAATCCTAGAATGAAGGTTATAGATATAATTGCACAGGGATTGGATATTCATAAGATGTATAAAGATGAAAAAGAGAGAGAGGAAAAAGTCTATCATATTTTAGATTTAGTTGGACTTTCTCATGAACATGCAACAAGATATCCTCATCAATTTTCAGGTGGACAAAGACAACGTATAGGAATAGCAAGGGCATTGATTATGAATCCAGAACTTATAATAGCTGACGAAGCTATATCAGCTCTAGATGTATCAATTCAAGCTCAAGTTGTAAACTTAATGAAAGAGTTGCAGAAGAAAACAGGAGCAGCTTATCTTTTTATTGCTCACGATCTTTCTATGGTAAAATATATCTCTGATAGAATAGGAGTACTTCATTTAGGACATCTAGTAGAAACTGGAACTACTGAGGAGATTTTTAGTAACCCTATTCATCCATATACAAAGAGTTTATTATCAGCTATACCTCTTCCAGATCCACATATGGAGAAGATAAGAAAGGCTGAAACTTATGATTATAAGAGTAGTGGAATAGATTATAATAAGGGAACACAACATCATATTGATGGTGAACACTATGTTTTAGCAACTGATGAAGAGTTAGCTAGATGGATTAAAAAATAA
- a CDS encoding bifunctional 3,4-dihydroxy-2-butanone-4-phosphate synthase/GTP cyclohydrolase II, whose amino-acid sequence MLDRIEDALEDLRAGKSIIVVDDEDRENEGDIICAAEFATLENVNLMAAHARGLICMPMSSEYIEKLDLPQMCSDNTDNHCTAFTVSIDHVDTTTGISAYERSLTALKVVEDGAKPKDFRRPGHMFPLKAKDGGVLERNGHTEATVDLMKLAGLKPVGLCCEIMKEDGMMARMDDLEIFAKKHNLKMISIEELQKYRKKHDQLMKIEVEAKMPTPQGNFVIVGFDNKLDGKEHIALTKGDLKGKENVLIRIHSECFTGDILGSLRCDCGSQLKRAMRRVEEEGEGVVLYLRQEGRGIGLINKLKAYTLQEQGADTVEANVRLGFDPDMRDYAIAAQMIKALGIKSVRIMTNNPEKIKGLEEYGIVVTGREAIETGFNETNEKYMKTKKEKMGHLLHI is encoded by the coding sequence ATGTTAGATAGAATAGAAGATGCTTTAGAAGATCTAAGAGCAGGAAAATCAATTATAGTAGTAGATGATGAAGATCGTGAAAATGAAGGGGATATAATTTGTGCAGCAGAGTTTGCAACTCTTGAAAATGTAAATCTTATGGCAGCTCATGCTAGAGGGTTAATCTGTATGCCAATGTCTAGTGAATATATAGAAAAACTAGATCTTCCTCAAATGTGTAGTGACAATACAGATAACCATTGCACAGCTTTTACTGTGTCAATAGATCATGTAGATACAACAACTGGAATATCAGCTTATGAACGTTCATTAACAGCTTTAAAAGTTGTTGAAGATGGAGCAAAACCTAAAGACTTTAGAAGACCAGGACATATGTTCCCATTAAAAGCTAAAGATGGTGGAGTTCTTGAAAGAAATGGACATACAGAGGCAACTGTTGATTTAATGAAATTAGCAGGATTAAAACCTGTTGGATTATGTTGTGAAATTATGAAAGAAGATGGAATGATGGCAAGAATGGATGACTTAGAAATTTTTGCTAAAAAACATAATTTAAAAATGATTTCTATTGAAGAGTTACAAAAATATAGAAAGAAACATGATCAACTTATGAAAATAGAGGTTGAAGCTAAGATGCCAACTCCTCAAGGAAACTTTGTAATAGTAGGTTTTGATAATAAACTTGATGGAAAAGAGCATATTGCTTTAACTAAGGGAGATTTAAAAGGAAAAGAAAATGTCCTTATTAGAATACACTCTGAATGTTTTACTGGAGATATTTTAGGATCATTGAGATGTGATTGTGGTTCACAATTAAAAAGAGCTATGAGAAGAGTTGAAGAAGAGGGAGAAGGAGTAGTTCTTTACCTAAGACAAGAGGGAAGAGGAATAGGTTTAATTAATAAATTAAAAGCGTATACTCTTCAAGAACAAGGAGCAGATACTGTAGAAGCAAATGTAAGATTGGGATTTGATCCAGATATGAGAGATTATGCTATTGCTGCTCAAATGATTAAAGCTCTAGGAATAAAATCAGTTAGAATAATGACTAATAACCCTGAAAAAATTAAAGGATTAGAAGAATACGGAATAGTTGTTACTGGAAGAGAAGCTATCGAAACTGGTTTCAATGAAACAAATGAAAAATATATGAAAACTAAAAAAGAAAAAATGGGACATCTTCTTCATATCTAA
- a CDS encoding Na+/H+ antiporter NhaC family protein — translation MNNRSKSSFIGLIPLLIFVILYLGVGTFLQFKGVSMAFYQFPSPVAIFVGIIAAFLLFKGKISEKFHTFLSGCGHQDIITMCIIYLLAGAFANVTEKMGGVSSTVNLGLTYIPPHFLAAGLFIIAAFISTATGTSVGAIVSITPIAIGLAEKSGVPLPLILASVMGGAMFGDNLSVISDTTIAATKTQGVEMRDKFRVNLYIAAPAAIITVILLLVFGKPINIPQIETLPFEIIKVLPYITVLVLAISGLNVFVVLTTGILFSGIIGMSHGAFDFLTFTQEIYKGFTNMNEIFLLSMLTGGLATMCANAGGIQWLIDQIQRIIVGKKSAKVGIGLLVAFTDMAVANNTVAIIINGSIAKKISEKYGVDPKESAAILDIFSCIFQGLIPYGAQMLIMIGFTKGSASPIDVMPLLWYQMLLFIFTIIFIIFSINEKLILKSK, via the coding sequence GTGAACAATAGATCAAAGTCTAGTTTTATTGGATTAATTCCATTACTTATATTTGTGATACTATATTTAGGAGTTGGAACTTTTTTACAATTTAAAGGGGTTAGTATGGCATTCTATCAATTTCCATCTCCTGTTGCTATATTTGTAGGAATAATAGCTGCTTTTCTTTTATTTAAAGGAAAAATTTCAGAAAAATTCCATACTTTTTTATCTGGTTGTGGACATCAAGATATAATTACTATGTGTATTATATATCTTTTAGCTGGAGCATTTGCCAATGTTACTGAAAAAATGGGTGGAGTTAGTTCAACAGTTAATCTTGGACTTACATATATTCCCCCACACTTTTTAGCTGCTGGACTTTTCATAATTGCAGCTTTTATATCAACAGCTACTGGTACATCAGTAGGAGCTATCGTTTCAATCACTCCTATTGCTATTGGTTTAGCTGAAAAAAGTGGAGTTCCATTACCATTAATCTTGGCTTCTGTTATGGGTGGAGCAATGTTTGGAGATAATCTATCTGTTATCTCTGATACAACTATTGCTGCTACAAAAACTCAAGGGGTAGAGATGAGAGATAAATTTAGAGTCAACCTTTATATAGCTGCTCCTGCTGCTATTATAACTGTTATTCTACTACTTGTATTTGGTAAACCTATCAATATACCTCAAATTGAAACTCTTCCTTTTGAGATCATAAAAGTTTTACCATATATAACTGTCCTTGTTTTAGCTATCTCTGGATTAAATGTATTTGTTGTTTTAACTACTGGAATTTTATTCTCTGGTATAATCGGAATGAGCCATGGAGCATTTGATTTTTTAACTTTTACTCAAGAGATTTATAAAGGGTTTACAAATATGAATGAGATCTTTTTACTATCAATGTTAACTGGTGGACTTGCAACTATGTGTGCAAATGCTGGTGGAATACAATGGCTTATAGATCAAATTCAAAGAATAATAGTAGGGAAAAAAAGTGCAAAGGTTGGGATTGGACTTTTAGTAGCTTTTACTGATATGGCTGTTGCAAACAATACTGTTGCTATTATTATCAATGGTTCAATAGCTAAAAAAATATCTGAAAAATATGGTGTAGATCCTAAAGAGAGTGCTGCTATCTTAGATATTTTCTCTTGTATCTTCCAAGGACTTATCCCTTATGGAGCACAAATGCTTATTATGATAGGCTTTACAAAGGGAAGTGCCTCTCCTATTGATGTTATGCCACTATTATGGTATCAAATGTTACTATTTATATTTACAATAATCTTTATTATTTTCTCTATTAATGAGAAATTAATTTTAAAATCTAAATAA
- a CDS encoding ABC transporter permease, whose product MSSEEKIVFQEDDFKLAHRKDLHIDKVYENNSFWKDFFIRLVANKGAIVGLICICIIIILAVVAPMISPFEINGNNLAHQSLPPKIPFLQNLGIVDGYARGKDMYAVKKVKDVFYFFGTDTMGRDIWLRTWSGTRISLLVAAAAIVIDMAVGMTYGLISGYFGGKVDMIMQRIVEIINSIPTLVIATLMLVILKPGIIPILFVLVLTGWIGMSRIARAQMLKLKEQEFVLASKTLGASDMHIIFKDILPNIFGQLIIMSMFSIPNAIFMETTLSFVGLGIPAPNVSLGVMISEGFKSFMISPYMTIIPAMVLAILMLSFNLLADGLKDAFDPKMKEM is encoded by the coding sequence ATGAGTAGCGAAGAAAAGATAGTTTTCCAAGAAGATGACTTTAAACTTGCTCATCGTAAGGATCTCCACATAGATAAAGTATATGAAAATAACTCTTTCTGGAAAGATTTTTTTATAAGATTAGTGGCAAATAAAGGAGCTATAGTTGGACTTATATGTATATGTATAATAATAATTTTAGCAGTAGTAGCTCCTATGATATCTCCATTTGAAATAAATGGAAATAATCTAGCTCATCAAAGTTTACCTCCAAAAATACCATTTTTACAAAATCTTGGAATAGTTGATGGATATGCTAGAGGAAAAGATATGTATGCTGTAAAGAAAGTTAAAGATGTTTTCTACTTTTTTGGAACTGATACAATGGGAAGAGATATTTGGTTGAGAACATGGAGTGGAACTCGGATTTCTCTATTAGTTGCAGCAGCAGCAATAGTTATAGATATGGCAGTTGGTATGACTTATGGGCTTATCTCTGGATATTTTGGTGGAAAAGTTGATATGATAATGCAACGTATAGTTGAGATTATAAACTCTATTCCTACACTTGTAATAGCTACATTGATGTTAGTAATTTTAAAACCAGGAATTATACCTATACTTTTTGTTTTAGTACTTACTGGTTGGATAGGAATGAGTCGTATTGCTAGAGCTCAAATGTTAAAATTAAAGGAACAAGAATTTGTTCTTGCTTCAAAAACATTAGGAGCTTCAGATATGCACATAATCTTTAAAGATATTTTACCAAATATTTTTGGACAATTAATTATTATGTCAATGTTTTCAATACCTAATGCAATATTTATGGAAACAACTCTTTCCTTTGTAGGATTGGGAATACCTGCTCCAAATGTTTCATTGGGAGTAATGATATCAGAAGGATTTAAATCATTTATGATAAGTCCATATATGACAATTATACCAGCTATGGTACTAGCTATACTTATGCTTAGTTTTAATCTACTTGCAGATGGATTGAAAGACGCATTTGACCCTAAGATGAAGGAGATGTAG